The sequence ACCCTTTCGGCAAAAGCACCGGCAATAAGGGCAGGGGCAATAATTGCAAATTTACCTTGAAACATCGCAAATACGTATTCGGGAATACCCGAATCAAGGATAGACTCGTCGATCCCCCTTAAGAGAACATATTCAGGGTTCCATCCCACAAGCCCACCCAGGATACTCGGACCGAAACTGAGGGCATAACCAATTGCCGGCCACAGTACACCGATAATCACCATAGCGGCAAAACTATGCATCATGGTACCCAAAACATTTTTTGTTCGCACCAGCCCACCATAAAACATTGCAAGCCCCGGGACCATCAACAACACGAGTGTCGTTGCCGTAAGCATCCATGCGGTTGTCCCCGAGTCTGTAACCTTCTCCGATGCCCAACTGGTATCGGCGGCAGCAATAACCAGAAACAGCAGGGCTCCTGCTGTTGTCAGCTTTTTAACCATAACTGAAATATTTAGAAAAAAAGAAATTACCTTACTTTTTAAACCCGAAGCGATAAATTTAAAAAAATATTTAAGCTGTAAAAATATAAATCAAAAATTAATTACAATTATGTCAACGAAAACACAAAAATGTAACCCTCGAGCGATCGAGCGCTTAAGAAATCGCAACCAAACCTGTTTACCGAAAAATCACAAACTTGTTTTTTGCAAAAGTGAAACTTTTTCTTTTTGAAATCCGCAAATCTGAAGAGTAAATTAAAGCATCAGCCAATGGTTGGCTGGTCGCTGCCGGATAACTCGTGCTTTGGCTATTCGAGAGCGGCTCTCATTCTATCAAAGCACGTGTTACTTCGATATTAAAAATGAATATTTACATTGGCAATCTGCCTTACAGCATAACTGAAGATGAGCTTCGTGATAAGTTCTCTGAATTCGGTCAAGTAGACAGAGCGAATATTATCAAAGACAAGTTTTCAGGCCGCTCGAAGGGCTTTGGATTTGTTGAAATGCCAAACGATGGAGAAGCACAAAGTGCTATCGACTCACTCAATGATACCGATTTTAACGGTCGTTCGATCAAGGTGAACCAAGCAAGGCCTCGCGAAGAGCGCCCTCCTCGCAGGGATAATTATTGATCTAATTACCAAGCAAAAATACATTGTTAGATAGCTGTCGGCGCTTTACCGGCAGCTTTTGTCCGGCGAGCTTTTATCCTTCGATCAAGCAGCTTGTAAGAGATGTGTACCTCAAGGCTTTGTTTTTACTCTGAGGTAACGATGATAGTGGGTTTTTGCATGATTAGATTATTTGGATATGAAACGATCTGCCCTTTTGAATCCCTGATTTTGAGGTAGAACAGCTTTATATCTTCGATACGGCCTTCTGTGCCCTCATCACCCTCGACTATTCTGATTGTATCGCCAATCTTGTAAGGGGCTGTAAAAAATATGATAAATGAAGCCGTTATGTTGCTGAGGATGGACCAGTTCGCAAACAGCCCGACACCAACAACCGCAAACAGTGACGACAAAATCACAAGAGCAGCCTGCAGATCGATTCCCCAGATAAGCACGATCGAGGTCAGTAATGTTGTTACATAAAAAACCTTGAAAAATTTTTTGATGTAAAACACGCGCTGATCGGGAAATTGCAGCTCTTGACCATAACGTTTAAGGCTTTTTGCCGTTGCAATCTGCAAAACCGCATATATGACGAAGGCAATGGCTGTAGCGATGATATTGCTCGATATCCCGGTGTCAAGAATAGCTTTCATAGCAGCATAGAAAAGCAACTGAGGAAACCTTCATCAATGGGCCCTCAGTTGCTGCAAGTTGATGAATCAGACAAGGAAAATCTTCTGCCTTTCACTTTTTCAGTATCACCCCAAGATCCACCAGAAGAGCCTGCAAATCTTCTTCATGCTCGACTTCATCTTCAAGAATCTGTACCGCAATATTGTATGTCACCGGGTCTTTCAGACCAATCTCCGCTATAATGCTATTGTAGACTGAAATGGCACATTGCTCCCCGGATATGTTCTGCTCGAGAACCATTTCTACAAAAGGATTTTCCGGCGCTTCATACCCGCAATTTGTCCACTCGTACCATTGTTTCGGAGTTACCAGCGGCGTACCGCCAAGCTGTATGATACGATTACTTATCATATCGGCATGGCGTAGTTCATCGGCCGCATGTTGCATGAGTTCGGCAATGACTGCATCCTTCATAGGGCCCTCGACAACCTTGGCACCTATCCAATACTGATAATAGGCAAGCCATTCATCGGCAAATGCCTTGTTGAGAAGTTCAAGTACACGATCAAGATGTTCACCGACAATTTCACGGCCTTTGGTTCCCATGTAATCCTCCTTTTGATTTGTTTACACAGTTAAAGAAAAAACCTCGTTTCATAAACCCTCTTCAACAGCATTCCAAAAACCTGGATACGGTCGAATTGAAACATCACTTGTTGTGCTCTATTAAATCCGCCAATGCCTCATGAAGCGAAGGATGAGCAAAACGGTAACCGTGATCATTAAGAAACGAGGGAATCACTTTCTGTCCTTTCGTTGCATATTCAGCCCCCTCACCCATAAGAATCTGCAACGCAAATTTTGGAACCGGAAGTAGTGATGGCTTGGATAGCACAGCCCCCAAAGTCTCTGCAAAAGTCTTCATTGAAACCGATTGAGGTCCGACAAGGTTTATCGGCCCATTATATGAAGTATCCTCCATAGCTTTGCGTATGATTGCAACTTCGTCATCGACATGGATCCAGGCAAGACACTGACTACCAGAACCGACCGGACCACCAAGAAAAAGATTGAAAGGCAGAAGCATCTGCTGGAGCATCCCCCCCCTTGTTGACAGTACAATTCCGGTTCTCAGCAGCACCAGCCGTACCGTATCGGAAACGTTACTGGCCGCTTTTTCCCAATCAATACAGATTTTTGCCAGAAAATCATCACCTGCTGCTGCGTTTTCATCCAGATCACTCGTATCATTACAGCTCCCAAACGCTCCGTAGTAACCCACCGCAGAAGCAGAGATAAAAACGCCAGGTTTCTTTTCGGCAGCCTGAATAGCTGCAACGAGGTTCTTTGTTCCAACAACCCTCGAGTTGTAGCATTCAACCTTGTGCTCTTCTGTCCATCGGCCTTCGAGCAGCGGCTTGCCTGCCAGATGCACCACTGCTTTGGCTCCGCTGATGTACTCTGCCCACGCCTCTTGTGTATCGTTATAATTCCATGCGGCATAGGCCGCAGCTCCTGGAATTTTTGAAGAAGCGCTTTCGGGAGAACGTGAAAAAACAACGACCTTTTCACCCTCTGCAATCAACTGATGAGCAAGCTCTGAGCCGATTACTCCTGTTGCACCGGTGATGACAACATGACCTTCCATGGCGAACCTCGGTTTTTGAGTGGTTTGAATCCTTAAGGCGTGTATCTATCTGTACTTGTTCACCAACCACCGTGTCAGAATAATAATTCCCCTGCAACACAGGAACCGGACACCTGCCAGCAGTTTTCAGCCGGCGCCATCGTGCTTGGCGAAGCAGCAACAAGTTTTTTCCACAAGCGATTCTTGCTACTCTTCGCTACTATTCCACCGTTACCGATTTGGCAAGATTTCTCGGCCGATCAACGTTACACCCTCTCAAGGTTGCAATATGGTAGGCCAGAAGCTGCAACGGAATAACCGAAAGCAGCGGGGTCACGGGCCCTGATGCAGCCGGAATATAAATAACGTGATCCGCAAGCCTGGTTATCTCTTCATCACCCTCGTTGGCGATAGCGATGACCTTCCCTTTACGGCTCCTGACCTCCTCGATGTTGCTCAGTACTTTGGCATAGGAGTTATCGCGGGTTGCAATAAAGATAACCGGCATATCCTCGTCAATAAGAGCGATAGGCCCATGCTTCATTTCGGCGGCAGGATACCCCTCGGCATGAATGTAGGAGATTTCTTTGAGCTTCAGCGCCCCCTCGAGCGCGACAGGGAAATTGTAGCCCCGGCCAAGGTAGAGAAAGTTCCGTGCATCCTTGTAACTGTTTGCAATATCGAGAATGAGATCATTGTGCTCGAGAATACTCGCCACTTTTTGAGGCACTTTTCCAAGATCTTTCAGATACAACTTGATCTCGTCACGGGACATGGTACGCCCCTTGCTCAGTGTCAATGCAAGAAGATAAAGCACGGTGACCTGTGCGGTAAAAGCCTTGGTCGAGGCAACACCGACCTCGGGACCAGCATGGGTATAAATGCCGCAGAGCGTTTCACGGGCGATTGTCGAGCCGACAACATTGCAGATCCCCATGACCAGGGCACCTTTTTCTCTTGCAAGACGCAAGGCTGCAAGGGTATCTGCAGTTTCACCGGACTGCGAAATCACAATGACAACGTCGTCCTTGGTTATTACCGGATTACGGTAACGAAACTCTGAAGCGTAATCAACTTCAACAGGAATCCTTGCAAATTCCTCTATCAGGTACTCCCCGATCAAACCGGCATGCCAGCTTGTGCCGCATGCACAGATAATAACCCTGCTCGAAAGCTTGAGGCGATCGAGATAATCCTCGATGCCACCAAGATGAACCTGACCCTCTTCAATCCTGACACGTCCCCGCATAACATCCTGAAGAACCGTAGGCTGCTCGAAAATTTCCTTGAGCATGAAGTGCTCGAACCCTCCTTTTTCTATCTCGGCAAGTTCGAAATCAAGCTCGCTGACATGTTTTTCCCGTGCAATATTTTCAATGGTCTTGATGATATAGCCATCTTTTGAAACAACCGCCATTTCACCATCTGAAAGATATATCACCTTTTTGGTATGCTCCACGATCGGAGCGGCATCGGATGCGATAAAATATTCTCCATCGCCTATACCGATCACCAGAGGGCTTCCCTTGCGGGCAACAACAATTTTATCGGGCTCACGCTCTGAAATAATGCATAAACCGTAAGCACCCTCTACATGGTAGAGCGCCGAACGAACAGCCGCCTCCAGTCCCATATTCGGATTGTCGACCCATATGCTGTCGATAAGATGAACCAGGACCTCGGAATCGGTATCACTGCTAAACTGATAACCTTTTGAAACCAGCTCTTTTTTGATCGAAGAATAGTTTTCGATGATGCCATTATGAATCAACGCTATACTGCCGTCGCTGCTCAAATGGGGATGTGCATTGCGATCACTCGGATCACCATGGGTAGCCCAGCGTGTATGACCTATACCGAGAGTCGCTCCCTGCAGGGAATGATTCGAATCGAAAAGCGCGTCTTTGAGCTTGCTGACGCTCCCTTTTTGTTTATGAACCCAAAGGCCACCGTTGAGAACGGCAACACCCGCAGAATCGTATCCGCGGTACTCGAGACGCTCCAGGCCGTTCAACAGAAGTTCTGCAGCATCTTTTGAACCAATGTAACCAACTATTCCACACATAAAACGAGCGTTTATAGAGACGTTGAGTCTCTGTTGGGGGAGGATATATCCAGTACCGGTTAGTATACAAAAACCTGCTCAAAAAATACTCTGCATTTCATTATGCAATCGTGCGGCTTTCACACTCACCGCATCTTCGAATGATTCGATTGAATCAAAGCTCCCTTCGGGGTAAATAATCCCCCTGCTGACGTTGATAAGCGCCGCCTGGCTGTTTTCATCCACACCAAACGCAGCGGACTCCTGTAATGACCCACCCTGAGCACCAACACCGGGAATCAGGAAAAACAACCCTGGCGCCGCTTTACGGATTTCTCTGAGCTGACTGCTTTTCGTTGCCCCCACCACAATACCTGCATTACCGTTCCGTTCCCACCGCTGCACTTTCGAAAGAACAGCTTGATAGAGTGAGGTCCCCGACTGCAACTGCTGTTCCTCAAAATCAGCGGACCCCGGATTCGAAGTCAGGCAAAGCACGAAAATCAGTTTCTGGTCATAATCAAAAAAAGGTTCGAGGGAATCTTCCCCCATATAGGGCGCTACCGTTAAAGCATCGAAACCCCAGTGATCGAAAAAAGCCTCAGCATATTTCCTGCTGGTATTGCCAATATCGGCACGCTTTGCGTCGGCAATGGAAAGGCTTTCAGAAGGTAGGTTTTCCAAGGTACTCTGCATATCGAGAAGACCTTCGATCCCTCTCGATTCATAAAAAGCCATATTAAGTTTATACGCTACTGCATGTTCCCTGGTGGCCCTGACAACAGCACGGTTAAACTCGAGGACAGGTTTTTGCATGCTATGGAATATCTCCGGAATTTTGTCGGGATCGCTGTCGAGGCCGACACACAACAAGGATTTCTTCGACAAAATCTGCTCATTGACCTTGTTTCTCGCTGCATTCATGGATATATTCATAGCTTTTACTTATAAGACATGATGTATTAGAAACCGTTCCCGTTTCGCTGATCTATCTAAACAATAGATAGCAAAAATACAAACAGGCAAAGTCCTCACCAACGGAAGAGGTGTTTCAGGGCCAAGAAACTTATTAAGCCTCTGAAGCATTAAAGCTATGTTTCATAATCCGGGTTCAATACTGTTTTTATTACTGTTAGAAATTGAACATACTTGTAACTTCTTTAAAGAATAGATGTCAAACAACCTTTTTAAACCACAGAATCCTTATAAAAACGATCCAGAGAACAACGACAAAAAACCGAAATTCTCGCTGGTTTACTATATCGTTATCGTACTCATCCTTATCGGCCTACAGCTTGCATTCTTCTGGTCTGGCGCCAGTGAGGAAATCACTTACAGTACATTCCGCAAGTATATAGAAGAAAACAAGATAGAATCGGTTAAAATAGCTCCTGAACGCATTTATGTAAATCTGAAACCGGGAGTAACCCCGACAACCAGTGCTAACGGGAAAAGTGATGGACCAGGCTCCATTTTTCCCGGCTCACCGTCTGAATCCAGAGAGGTTTATGTTGTTCCGGTAAGAGACGAAGAACTCATTCAACTTCTCGAGACAAAAGGAATTCGTTACCAAGGTATACCCGGCAATACATGGATCGGGGAATTACTGCAATGGGTACTGCCTTTCGCATTGCTGATCGGTATTTACTTTTTCGTTTTCCGCCGTCTTGGCGGACCGGGTTCGCAGTTCATGAATATCAGCAAAAACAAAGCTGCCCTGTACGAGAACCTTGACGAACATACACGCATCACCTTCAAGGACGTTGCAGGACTCGACGAGGCAAAAGCCGAGGTTATGGAGGTGGTGGACTTTCTCAAGGACCCAAAAAAATACACAAAACTTGGAGGCAAACTACCGAAAGGTGTTCTGCTCGTAGGTCCTCCCGGAACAGGAAAAACGCTTCTTGCAAAAGCTGTTGCCGGCGAAGCTGACGTTCCGTTTTTCAGCATCAGTGGATCGGATTTTGTGGAAATGTTTGTTGGTGTCGGCGCTGCACGTGTCCGGGATCTTTTCCGCCAGGCCAAAGAAAAAGCTCCCTGTATCATCTTTATCGATGAAATTGATGCCGTTGGCCGGAGCCGGGGTAAAGGCATGATGATGGGAGCCAACGACGAACGAGAGAATACCCTGAACCAGCTGCTGGTTGAAATGGATGGTTTTGCAACCGACAAGGGAGTCATCCTCATGGCAGCAACCAACCGGCCGGACGTACTGGATAACGCTCTGCTCCGCCCGGGAAGATTCGATCGCCAGATCATGGTCGATAAACCGGATCAGAAAGGCCGTATCGATACGTTCAGGGTTCACACCAAGAAACTCTCTCTTTCACCCGACGTCAATCTCAAGGTGCTGGCATCACAAACACCCGGATTTGCCGGAGCAGAAATAGCCAATGCCGCAAACGAGGCAGCTTTGCTTGCATCGAGGAGAGGCAAACAAAGCATCGAGATGAAAGATTTTGAAGATGCTATTGAGCGTGTCGTTGCAGGGCTGGAAAAAAAGAACAAAGTTATCAACCCGCAAGAAAAAAAGGTTGTTGCCTATCACGAGTCAGGCCATGCCATCATCAGCTGGATGATGGCGGAAAACGATGCCGTGCAAAAAATATCCATCGTCCCCCGAGGCATGAGCGCGTTGGGATACACGATGAACCTGCCTCTTGAAGACCGCTACCTCATGACAAAGAAGGAGCTTTTTTCGCGAATTTGTGGCTTGCTTGGAGGAAGAATCGCAGAAGAAATCATCTTTGACGAGATTTCAACCGGAGCCCAGAACGATTTGGAAAAAGTGACCGAAATAGCCTATAACATGGTTGTCGTTTACGGCATGAGCGAAAAGCTGGGCAACATATCTTACTTCGAAAGCAATAATCCCTACTACGGTGGTCCTGGTGTTGACAAGAAATATAGCGAGCATACCGCCCGTCTTATCGACGAAGAGGTCCACTCGATTATCGATAAGGCGCAGAAACAGGTTCGAGAGATACTGACCGGTAACAGCGACAAGCTTGAACTGCTTGCAAAGGAACTGCTTGACAAGGAAGTGCTTCACTATTGTAAAATTGAGGAAATTCTTGGCAAAAGACCAGCTGGAAACTCATTCCACAGCATAGCCCATGAGTGCGGAGAGAAGGTAGTGGAGAGAGAAGAAAAGCCAACTCACAATGGGCAACAAGATGTCGACGCAGACGAGCTTCGCACTCTTGAAGAAGCTGTTGAAAAGATAAAGCAAAACAAAAATTCAGGCGAAAGCTGACAGATGTCTTCCTTTTCATCGCCGTGTCTGCCTTGTGAAATTCGCAGGGAGGCATGGCTGATGATAGCCATGGTCAATAACAATGGAAAAACGCGTTCTTGTTACAGTATACGGTCTGGTACAGGGAGTAGGCTTCAGAATGTTTGTGGAACGCTCGGCTTCTCGCCTGGGATTAAGTGGATGGGTAAGAAATATGCCCGACGGAACGGTTCAAATTGACGCTCAAGGTCCTGACGGGCTTGTCGATGAACTGCTCAACGATACAAAGATCGGACCACCAGCATCAAAAGTATCCTCGCTGGATGTGATAGAAAAACAACCAGATCATACTCGAACCGGTTTTAATGTATTGATATAAGCGGCTTTGTTAACAACCTCTGTTGTCGCAAATCCTGATTGCCTTATCAGACAGATAGGCACCGCCTATTTCTTCCCGTACTCAGCTTGCCAGTAATATTTTAATAACTGTCACTTCTTTTGTTGAATACCGGATAAAAAGCATAACCGGCACAGAGAACCTGATGCAGATGGAGAAAACAACGTTTCTGGCGGATAAATTTAGTAAGCAGATCCGTGAATGAAGGCAAAAAGGATGGACTTCGGAAATATTGGAGTGTACCTTCACCGGTGCAGAGAGAAAAAAGAGTGGGTCCCGAGGGAGTCGAACCCCCGACCTACTGGGTGTAAACCAGTCGCTCTAACCAACTGAGCTAGAGACCCATACCAAAGGGACGATAGTATACGACTTTTCCGTTCAAGATCAAAACTTTTTTACAAAACGACGACATTGCGCTAACCTGAATAATTTGTAACCCGTCTTGAAAAAGTATAAATTCAGGCCGGAATCCCAGTGATTTAAAGCAATATTCCAACACCATGAAATCATTATCCATCCTCGGCAGTACCGGATCTATCGGTTTGAGCACACTTGATGTCGTCCGGCAACATCCTGAAAAATTCAACGTAGCAAGCCTTGCCGAAGGCCATGACGTCAACCTGCTTGCAGAGCAGATCAAGGAGTTCAAACCGGACATCGTTTCTGTCAGGGATGAAGACTCGGCCGAGCAATTGCAAGAACTGCTCGGTTCCGATAAACCCGAAATACACTGGGGTATAGAAGGCGCTGCTGTGGTAGGCGCTGCAGAAGGCTCGGACATGGTTGTATCGGCCATTGTCGGTGCGGCAGGTCTTGTACCAACCATCAGGGCAATACAAGCGGGCAAAGATATCGCTTTAGCCAATAAGGAAACGCTGGTAGTCGCCGGACAGCTTGTTTCGGATCTGGTAAAACAACATAATGTCACCCTTCTCCCGGTAGACAGTGAACATTCCGCAATCTTCCAATCACTTACCGGACACAGGGCTGAAGATATTGAGCGCATTATTCTGACTGCATCGGGAGGGCCGTTCAGGCAAACCTCCGCATCGGAACTGCACGGTGTAGGGCCTGAAAAAGCGCTGAAGCATCCACAGTGGTCCATGGGGGCAAAAATAACCATCGATTCCGCCACGTTGATGAACAAAGGACTGGAAGTTATCGAAGCCCACTGGCTTTTCGACATGCCTGTAGAAAAAATAGGTGTGGTGGTTCATCCACAGAGCATCATTCATTCGATGGTAGAATATATAGACGGCTGTGTCATGGCACAGCTTGGCGCTCCGGACATGCGAGCCCCCATAGCCTATGCAATCTCCTGGCCCGAACGGTGTGAAAGCGGTATTAAAAAGCTCGATTTGACTCAGGTTGGAACACTCACGTTCGAACAACCGGACATGGATCGCTTTCCGGCACTTCGTCTTGCATTCGAAGCGTTGAAAGCCGGCCAGACGTTTCCGGCCGTACTCAATGCGGCAAATGAAGTCGCTGTTGCCGCATTCCTCGACAAGAAAATAGGATTTACCGACATACCTGCAATTGTCGACAAGACAATGCAGGAACATGATGCATATGCACCATCCTCTCTTGAAGAGTATCTGGCTGCCGACAAATGGGCTCGCGATAAGGCGGTAGCGATGACAGTATAGCTTTTTTGTACTTATATAACGATAATATGAATCGGCATTCCAAAACCACCGTTATGAACGGCTTATGGAATAGCCAGTCTTGAAGGAAACAAAATAGATCATGGACTTTTTAAGCACGACGTTTTATTTTATCATCGCGATTTTCATTCTTGTTACCGCACATGAGCTCGGGCACTTTCTTGCAGCCAAGCTTTTCGGTATGCGGGTAGACAAGTTCTACATCGGGTTTGATTTTTATAACCTTCGTCTCTGGAAAAAGAAAATCGGAGAC comes from Prosthecochloris marina and encodes:
- the glmS gene encoding glutamine--fructose-6-phosphate transaminase (isomerizing), translating into MCGIVGYIGSKDAAELLLNGLERLEYRGYDSAGVAVLNGGLWVHKQKGSVSKLKDALFDSNHSLQGATLGIGHTRWATHGDPSDRNAHPHLSSDGSIALIHNGIIENYSSIKKELVSKGYQFSSDTDSEVLVHLIDSIWVDNPNMGLEAAVRSALYHVEGAYGLCIISEREPDKIVVARKGSPLVIGIGDGEYFIASDAAPIVEHTKKVIYLSDGEMAVVSKDGYIIKTIENIAREKHVSELDFELAEIEKGGFEHFMLKEIFEQPTVLQDVMRGRVRIEEGQVHLGGIEDYLDRLKLSSRVIICACGTSWHAGLIGEYLIEEFARIPVEVDYASEFRYRNPVITKDDVVIVISQSGETADTLAALRLAREKGALVMGICNVVGSTIARETLCGIYTHAGPEVGVASTKAFTAQVTVLYLLALTLSKGRTMSRDEIKLYLKDLGKVPQKVASILEHNDLILDIANSYKDARNFLYLGRGYNFPVALEGALKLKEISYIHAEGYPAAEMKHGPIALIDEDMPVIFIATRDNSYAKVLSNIEEVRSRKGKVIAIANEGDEEITRLADHVIYIPAASGPVTPLLSVIPLQLLAYHIATLRGCNVDRPRNLAKSVTVE
- a CDS encoding TIGR01777 family oxidoreductase — its product is MEGHVVITGATGVIGSELAHQLIAEGEKVVVFSRSPESASSKIPGAAAYAAWNYNDTQEAWAEYISGAKAVVHLAGKPLLEGRWTEEHKVECYNSRVVGTKNLVAAIQAAEKKPGVFISASAVGYYGAFGSCNDTSDLDENAAAGDDFLAKICIDWEKAASNVSDTVRLVLLRTGIVLSTRGGMLQQMLLPFNLFLGGPVGSGSQCLAWIHVDDEVAIIRKAMEDTSYNGPINLVGPQSVSMKTFAETLGAVLSKPSLLPVPKFALQILMGEGAEYATKGQKVIPSFLNDHGYRFAHPSLHEALADLIEHNK
- a CDS encoding acylphosphatase, with the protein product MEKRVLVTVYGLVQGVGFRMFVERSASRLGLSGWVRNMPDGTVQIDAQGPDGLVDELLNDTKIGPPASKVSSLDVIEKQPDHTRTGFNVLI
- a CDS encoding mechanosensitive ion channel domain-containing protein, which produces MKAILDTGISSNIIATAIAFVIYAVLQIATAKSLKRYGQELQFPDQRVFYIKKFFKVFYVTTLLTSIVLIWGIDLQAALVILSSLFAVVGVGLFANWSILSNITASFIIFFTAPYKIGDTIRIVEGDEGTEGRIEDIKLFYLKIRDSKGQIVSYPNNLIMQKPTIIVTSE
- the pyrF gene encoding orotidine-5'-phosphate decarboxylase; translated protein: MNAARNKVNEQILSKKSLLCVGLDSDPDKIPEIFHSMQKPVLEFNRAVVRATREHAVAYKLNMAFYESRGIEGLLDMQSTLENLPSESLSIADAKRADIGNTSRKYAEAFFDHWGFDALTVAPYMGEDSLEPFFDYDQKLIFVLCLTSNPGSADFEEQQLQSGTSLYQAVLSKVQRWERNGNAGIVVGATKSSQLREIRKAAPGLFFLIPGVGAQGGSLQESAAFGVDENSQAALINVSRGIIYPEGSFDSIESFEDAVSVKAARLHNEMQSIF
- a CDS encoding 1-deoxy-D-xylulose-5-phosphate reductoisomerase, which produces MKSLSILGSTGSIGLSTLDVVRQHPEKFNVASLAEGHDVNLLAEQIKEFKPDIVSVRDEDSAEQLQELLGSDKPEIHWGIEGAAVVGAAEGSDMVVSAIVGAAGLVPTIRAIQAGKDIALANKETLVVAGQLVSDLVKQHNVTLLPVDSEHSAIFQSLTGHRAEDIERIILTASGGPFRQTSASELHGVGPEKALKHPQWSMGAKITIDSATLMNKGLEVIEAHWLFDMPVEKIGVVVHPQSIIHSMVEYIDGCVMAQLGAPDMRAPIAYAISWPERCESGIKKLDLTQVGTLTFEQPDMDRFPALRLAFEALKAGQTFPAVLNAANEVAVAAFLDKKIGFTDIPAIVDKTMQEHDAYAPSSLEEYLAADKWARDKAVAMTV
- a CDS encoding ferritin-like domain-containing protein, with the protein product MGTKGREIVGEHLDRVLELLNKAFADEWLAYYQYWIGAKVVEGPMKDAVIAELMQHAADELRHADMISNRIIQLGGTPLVTPKQWYEWTNCGYEAPENPFVEMVLEQNISGEQCAISVYNSIIAEIGLKDPVTYNIAVQILEDEVEHEEDLQALLVDLGVILKK
- a CDS encoding RNA recognition motif domain-containing protein: MNIYIGNLPYSITEDELRDKFSEFGQVDRANIIKDKFSGRSKGFGFVEMPNDGEAQSAIDSLNDTDFNGRSIKVNQARPREERPPRRDNY
- the ftsH gene encoding ATP-dependent zinc metalloprotease FtsH: MSNNLFKPQNPYKNDPENNDKKPKFSLVYYIVIVLILIGLQLAFFWSGASEEITYSTFRKYIEENKIESVKIAPERIYVNLKPGVTPTTSANGKSDGPGSIFPGSPSESREVYVVPVRDEELIQLLETKGIRYQGIPGNTWIGELLQWVLPFALLIGIYFFVFRRLGGPGSQFMNISKNKAALYENLDEHTRITFKDVAGLDEAKAEVMEVVDFLKDPKKYTKLGGKLPKGVLLVGPPGTGKTLLAKAVAGEADVPFFSISGSDFVEMFVGVGAARVRDLFRQAKEKAPCIIFIDEIDAVGRSRGKGMMMGANDERENTLNQLLVEMDGFATDKGVILMAATNRPDVLDNALLRPGRFDRQIMVDKPDQKGRIDTFRVHTKKLSLSPDVNLKVLASQTPGFAGAEIANAANEAALLASRRGKQSIEMKDFEDAIERVVAGLEKKNKVINPQEKKVVAYHESGHAIISWMMAENDAVQKISIVPRGMSALGYTMNLPLEDRYLMTKKELFSRICGLLGGRIAEEIIFDEISTGAQNDLEKVTEIAYNMVVVYGMSEKLGNISYFESNNPYYGGPGVDKKYSEHTARLIDEEVHSIIDKAQKQVREILTGNSDKLELLAKELLDKEVLHYCKIEEILGKRPAGNSFHSIAHECGEKVVEREEKPTHNGQQDVDADELRTLEEAVEKIKQNKNSGES